In one window of Meiothermus sp. DNA:
- the gatA gene encoding Asp-tRNA(Asn)/Glu-tRNA(Gln) amidotransferase subunit GatA yields MLALEIVQSVQSGQRSPREVVESYMQRIEQLEPHIHAFIRLNPQALEEAHVVEHRLARGENLPLAGVPLAVKDNICTQGLETTCGSKMLAAFVPPYSATVVERLRQAGAIVMAKANMDEFAMGSSTEYSAFGPTRNPWDLERVPGGTSGGSAAAVAADMVPVALGTDTGGSVRQPAALCGVYGFKPTYGRISRYGVVATASSLDQVGTLARSVKDLALLSDVISGYDPKDSTSLEAVPQFGKALEAPVQGMTIGIVKEALAVGNSPGVLEALERFRTVMEEQGVRFVEVSIPTLEYALAAYYIVNTAEISSNLARYDGTLYGLRVPGLDSADTMMQSREHGFGPEVQRRVLMGTFVLSSGYYDAYYGKALRARAKLKADLDDAFTQANLLLTPTSPFPAFRFGEKTSDPLSMYLADIDTVAVNLAGAPAMSIPAGLEGNLPVGVQLIGKPLCDEQIFTVAHAFEQATGLAFARAAILNP; encoded by the coding sequence ATGTTGGCGTTGGAAATTGTGCAAAGCGTTCAATCGGGCCAGAGGTCACCTCGGGAAGTTGTGGAGAGCTACATGCAGCGCATCGAGCAGCTCGAGCCCCACATCCATGCCTTTATCCGCCTGAACCCCCAGGCACTAGAAGAAGCCCATGTTGTTGAACATCGGCTTGCCAGAGGCGAAAACCTGCCCCTGGCGGGCGTTCCGCTTGCCGTCAAGGACAATATCTGCACCCAGGGCCTCGAGACCACCTGTGGCTCTAAGATGCTGGCCGCCTTTGTGCCCCCATACAGCGCAACGGTAGTCGAAAGGCTCCGGCAGGCAGGGGCTATTGTGATGGCCAAGGCCAACATGGACGAGTTCGCCATGGGTTCTTCCACCGAATATTCGGCTTTTGGCCCTACCCGCAACCCCTGGGATCTGGAACGGGTGCCGGGGGGCACCTCAGGAGGCTCAGCGGCGGCCGTCGCAGCCGATATGGTGCCGGTTGCGCTCGGCACCGATACCGGTGGCAGTGTGCGCCAGCCGGCTGCGCTGTGCGGGGTCTATGGCTTCAAACCTACCTACGGTCGTATCTCGCGCTATGGGGTGGTGGCCACGGCCAGCAGTCTGGATCAGGTGGGTACGCTGGCCCGCTCGGTAAAGGATCTGGCCCTGCTGAGCGATGTGATCAGTGGCTATGACCCTAAAGACAGCACCAGCCTGGAGGCCGTGCCGCAGTTCGGGAAGGCTTTAGAGGCCCCAGTGCAGGGCATGACCATTGGCATCGTTAAAGAAGCCCTGGCGGTGGGCAACTCGCCGGGCGTGCTGGAGGCCCTCGAGCGCTTTCGCACAGTAATGGAGGAGCAGGGGGTGCGTTTTGTGGAGGTCAGCATCCCCACCCTGGAATATGCCCTGGCGGCTTACTACATCGTCAACACCGCCGAGATCAGCTCCAACCTGGCCCGCTACGATGGCACGCTTTATGGCCTGCGGGTGCCCGGTCTGGATAGTGCCGATACCATGATGCAAAGCCGTGAACATGGTTTTGGCCCCGAGGTGCAGCGGCGGGTTTTGATGGGAACTTTTGTGCTTTCCTCGGGCTACTACGATGCCTACTACGGCAAAGCCCTGCGGGCGAGGGCCAAACTAAAAGCCGACCTGGACGATGCTTTTACCCAAGCCAACCTGTTACTCACCCCCACCAGCCCCTTCCCGGCCTTCCGCTTTGGCGAGAAAACCAGCGACCCCCTCTCGATGTACCTGGCCGACATAGATACCGTAGCCGTCAACCTGGCCGGTGCGCCCGCCATGAGCATCCCCGCCGGGCTCGAGGGTAACTTGCCGGTGGGCGTACAGCTTATCGGCAAACCTTTGTGCGACGAGCAAATCTTTACCGTAGCCCATGCCTTCGAGCAAGCCACCGGGCTGGCTTTTGCTCGAGCGGCCATTTTGAACCCCTAA
- the miaA gene encoding tRNA (adenosine(37)-N6)-dimethylallyltransferase MiaA, whose translation MRDAKQRPHPAIPVLTGPTATGKTELALCLGERYPLAVVSADASMVYRGMDIGTAKPSQAEQQRVRHYLIDVLWPNQPFSVSDYVRRAEEAIEEILEQNRIPLVAGGTGYYIRALSEGLHELPKPDAALQAELWKVVETWGIGPLLAELEAASPEDALRVQRNPRRIVRAVEILRRTGMPPARIPRRAPRFRYLKLILWPPWEWLKPRLEARVERMFAQGLVQEVERLLNQYPHMPTALQSIGYKEVAGYLRGEYTLQEAQQAVVSATRAYAKRQYTWFRKEPGPVTFLPFGGGAAWPDVQSWFECGIQGWL comes from the coding sequence ATGCGTGATGCGAAACAGCGACCCCATCCGGCCATTCCAGTGTTGACCGGGCCCACCGCCACCGGCAAGACCGAGCTGGCTCTCTGCCTGGGAGAGAGGTACCCGCTGGCGGTGGTTTCTGCCGATGCCAGCATGGTGTACCGGGGGATGGACATCGGAACGGCCAAGCCCAGCCAAGCCGAGCAGCAACGGGTCAGGCACTACCTGATCGATGTGCTGTGGCCCAACCAGCCCTTTAGTGTCTCTGACTATGTGCGCCGCGCCGAAGAGGCGATCGAAGAGATTCTGGAGCAGAATCGAATTCCCCTGGTGGCGGGAGGCACCGGCTATTACATTCGAGCGCTATCGGAAGGATTACACGAACTACCAAAGCCCGATGCCGCGCTTCAGGCCGAGCTGTGGAAGGTGGTTGAAACCTGGGGGATTGGGCCTTTGCTGGCCGAACTCGAGGCCGCCAGCCCCGAAGATGCCCTGCGGGTGCAGCGCAACCCCCGCCGCATCGTGCGGGCGGTGGAGATACTGCGCCGTACCGGCATGCCACCGGCCAGGATTCCCAGACGTGCGCCACGGTTCAGGTACCTAAAACTGATTTTGTGGCCCCCCTGGGAGTGGCTAAAGCCGCGTCTCGAGGCCCGGGTCGAGCGAATGTTTGCACAAGGCCTGGTTCAGGAGGTCGAGCGCTTGCTGAACCAGTACCCGCACATGCCCACCGCCTTGCAGAGCATCGGCTACAAGGAAGTAGCGGGCTATTTGCGAGGTGAGTACACGCTTCAGGAGGCCCAGCAAGCTGTGGTGAGCGCAACACGGGCCTATGCTAAACGCCAGTACACCTGGTTCCGCAAGGAGCCCGGCCCGGTCACCTTTTTGCCCTTTGGCGGAGGGGCCGCCTGGCCTGATGTGCAAAGCTGGTTTGAATGCGGTATTCAGGGCTGGTTGTGA
- a CDS encoding Hsp20/alpha crystallin family protein encodes MTIERFDAIERLQTIRQQLDELSRRFASQEALGEWVPAVDILDEGTQYRILVDVPGVKNEDLELLEEGQTITLAGVRHPRVGSYARQERSTGTFRRTLTLPEAILPNSAQASLKGGVLELVVQKARKTSRKSKK; translated from the coding sequence ATGACCATTGAGCGCTTTGATGCTATTGAGCGTTTACAAACCATCCGCCAACAACTCGACGAGCTCTCGAGGCGGTTTGCCTCCCAGGAAGCCCTCGGCGAGTGGGTGCCGGCGGTAGATATACTCGACGAAGGCACCCAGTACCGCATTCTGGTGGATGTACCCGGCGTAAAAAACGAAGACCTGGAGTTGCTTGAGGAAGGTCAGACCATCACCCTGGCCGGTGTGCGGCATCCCAGGGTGGGCAGCTACGCGCGCCAGGAGCGTTCTACCGGCACCTTTCGACGCACCCTGACCCTGCCTGAGGCCATCCTCCCCAATAGCGCCCAGGCTTCTCTCAAGGGTGGGGTGCTCGAGCTGGTGGTGCAAAAAGCCCGTAAAACCTCGCGCAAAAGCAAAAAATAA